One genomic segment of Drosophila melanogaster chromosome 3R includes these proteins:
- the CG11317 gene encoding uncharacterized protein, isoform B, with protein sequence MFWILRRTGAANFFNSFNNNCSFSKSNSNGGNHNNSTQDKYVKRPPRKAYGRLSAEADDAVSLGHKIDDPFDELDDFEMLAANSATAGCSSQVPGEANGNVNVNGGSGSGLGSTGAAGCGNGNGNGNGSGNGNLSLLPCMDADCQGNYEVESALCELGLCQAKAKTSKDLGAGSTSTSKEINENTISRLHALAMADDDDDYGELDESLTCNVCDRAFHCHRQLASHQQKKRHFGCSGCDSLFPSLMLLEHHKEEFEHWSDEEIGRRVCCRRNRCDDDYFTDTDSFISDAESEDLERLL encoded by the exons ATGTTTTGGATTTTACGGCGCACCGGTGCCGCCAACTTCTTCAACTccttcaacaacaactgcagcttTTCCAAGAGCAACTCAAACGGCGGTaatcacaacaacagcacacaAG ACAAATATGTGAAGAGGCCCCCACGGAAGGCATATGGACGACTGAGTGCCGAGGCCGACGATGCCGTCTCACTTGGCCACAAAATCGATGATCCGTTCGATGAGCTAGACGACTTTGAAATGCTGGCAGCGAACTCCGCCACTGCCGGCTGTAGCAGTCAGGTACCAGGAGAAGCCAATGGCAACGTCAATGTCAACGGGGGCTCGGGTTCAGGCTTAGGATCCACAGGAGCGGCAGGCTGTGGGAACGGCAATGGGAACGGTAACGGGAGTGGAAACGGGAACCTGTCACTCCTGCCCTGCATGGATGCCGATTGCCAGGGCAACTACGAGGTGGAGAGCGCCCTCTGCGAGCTGGGATTGTGCCAGGCGAAAGCCAAAACATCAAAGGACCTCGGCGCAGGCAGCACGTCAACATCGAAGGAGATTAACGAAAACACAATAAGTCGTCTGCATGCGCTGGCCATGGcggatgacgatgatgactACGGTGAGTTGG ACGAATCACTCACCTGCAACGTGTGCGACCGAGCTTTCCATTGTCACCGCCAGTTGGCATCGCACCAGCAGAAGAAGCGACACTTCGG TTGCAGTGGCTGCGATAGTTTGTTCCCGTCGCTAATGCTGCTGGAGCACCACAAGGAGGAATTTGAGCACTGGAGCGACGAGGAGATTGGTCGCAGGGTCTGTTGTCGCCGGAACAGGTGCGACGACGATTATTTCACGGACACCGACTCCTTTATCAGCGACGCGGAGAGCGAGGATCTGGAGAGGCTGTTGTAA
- the CG11317 gene encoding uncharacterized protein, isoform A, with translation MFWILRRTGAANFFNSFNNNCSFSKSNSNGGNHNNSTQDKYVKRPPRKAYGRLSAEADDAVSLGHKIDDPFDELDDFEMLAANSATAGCSSQVPGEANGNVNVNGGSGSGLGSTGAAGCGNGNGNGNGSGNGNLSLLPCMDADCQGNYEVESALCELGLCQAKAKTSKDLGAGSTSTSKEINENTISRLHALAMADDDDDYDESLTCNVCDRAFHCHRQLASHQQKKRHFGCSGCDSLFPSLMLLEHHKEEFEHWSDEEIGRRVCCRRNRCDDDYFTDTDSFISDAESEDLERLL, from the exons ATGTTTTGGATTTTACGGCGCACCGGTGCCGCCAACTTCTTCAACTccttcaacaacaactgcagcttTTCCAAGAGCAACTCAAACGGCGGTaatcacaacaacagcacacaAG ACAAATATGTGAAGAGGCCCCCACGGAAGGCATATGGACGACTGAGTGCCGAGGCCGACGATGCCGTCTCACTTGGCCACAAAATCGATGATCCGTTCGATGAGCTAGACGACTTTGAAATGCTGGCAGCGAACTCCGCCACTGCCGGCTGTAGCAGTCAGGTACCAGGAGAAGCCAATGGCAACGTCAATGTCAACGGGGGCTCGGGTTCAGGCTTAGGATCCACAGGAGCGGCAGGCTGTGGGAACGGCAATGGGAACGGTAACGGGAGTGGAAACGGGAACCTGTCACTCCTGCCCTGCATGGATGCCGATTGCCAGGGCAACTACGAGGTGGAGAGCGCCCTCTGCGAGCTGGGATTGTGCCAGGCGAAAGCCAAAACATCAAAGGACCTCGGCGCAGGCAGCACGTCAACATCGAAGGAGATTAACGAAAACACAATAAGTCGTCTGCATGCGCTGGCCATGGcggatgacgatgatgactACG ACGAATCACTCACCTGCAACGTGTGCGACCGAGCTTTCCATTGTCACCGCCAGTTGGCATCGCACCAGCAGAAGAAGCGACACTTCGG TTGCAGTGGCTGCGATAGTTTGTTCCCGTCGCTAATGCTGCTGGAGCACCACAAGGAGGAATTTGAGCACTGGAGCGACGAGGAGATTGGTCGCAGGGTCTGTTGTCGCCGGAACAGGTGCGACGACGATTATTTCACGGACACCGACTCCTTTATCAGCGACGCGGAGAGCGAGGATCTGGAGAGGCTGTTGTAA
- the CG15553 gene encoding uncharacterized protein — translation MEKASLSQLKTLEWGRLFNMFYIEPVLFMLIFSHMLSGTVMRNQLIYQACTVIFQYNETDCKLLDSKNTTTEIQAIETELQDYVANMFLTRTLFESIMPAICGLFVGSWSDQYGRKPLMIVSLVGFSASALISSIICWLSSYYMVNPWWYTLAAVPHSVLGGWCVFSVAAFCFITDTTDMKTRPYRMIFMEIILFVALTSGSLLSSFVYAATSSAFVQSLSCLIVIIATLFIIFYLPESLGMSPEEDEIPEKEKNVVVTVLDHKNKTNEISAEAEKTENCDDPPKYESPEKPLEDKVEKAGLFSIKHVKDMFSTCFKKRENNAHTIIWLVTLAGFVSIFVADGVMTVNYLFVRQQFHFTVRDFTIFETFSQSVPMLGAVLGILILRKFFGLSVVALALLSLLSEVAANIARGFAYLSWHLYLSVVLGIFRSIQGPMFRTIVSNIVPPSDTGKLFAIGNILQSFAPFVAAPLYTAIYKESLASNPGGFNFLSAAFYGLAFILIGWVMRIKFKHQKFYAKTLK, via the exons atggaGAAGGCATCACTTTCCCAACTCAAGACTTTGGAATGGGGGCGCCTGTTCAACATGTTCTACATAGAACCGGTGCTTTTTATGCTGATATTTTCGCATATGCTGTCAG GTACTGTCATGCGCAATCAGTTGATTTATCAGGCCTGCACGGTGATATTCCAGTACAATGAAACCGATTGTAAGCTATTGGATAGCAAAAACACCACCACAGAAATACAG GCAATTGAGACGGAGCTTCAGGATTACGTGGCTAACATGTTTTTAACCCGCACCCTCTTCGAAAGTATTATGCCTGCCATCTGTGGCTTATTCGTTGGATCCTGGTCGGATCAGTATGGACGCAAGCCCCTGATGATTGTCTCCCTGGTCG GCTTTTCCGCTTCTGCCCTAATCTCGTCTATCATTTGCTGGCTGTCCAGCTACTATATGGTTAATCCCTGGTGGTACACCTTGGCAGCCGTGCCACACTCTGTGCTCGGCGGATGGTGTGTATTTTCTGTGGCTGCATTCTGCTTTATCACGGACACAACGGACATGAAAACCCGACCCTACAG AATGATCTTCATGGAGATCATACTCTTTGTGGCCCTCACAAGTGGCTCGCTACTATCCAGTTTTGTTTATGCCGCCACAAGTTCTGCGTTTGTACAGAGTCTCTCCTGTTTGATAGTCATTATTGCAAcactatttattattttctacttGCCCGAAAGTCTGGGAATGTCTCCAGAGGAGGACGAAATacctgaaaaagaaaagaatgtCGTAGTCACAGTTTTAgatcacaaaaacaaaacgaatgaAATATCAGCTGAAGCCGAGAAAACCGAGAATTGTGATGATCCCCCAAAATATGAGTCGCCAGAAAAGCCTTTAGAGGATAAAGTTGAAAAGGCTGGTTTGTTCAGCATTAAACACGTTAAGGATATGTTTAGCACGTGCTTtaagaaaagggaaaacaatgCTCACACCATTATTTGGCTAGTTACTTTGGCCGGCTTTGTCTCCATTTTTGTTGCCG ATGGCGTCATGACGGTAAATTACTTGTTTGTGCGCCAACAGTTTCACTTCACAGTCCGTGATTTTACTATTTTTGAGACTTTCAGTCAATCAGTTCCCATGCTGGGAGCTGTTTTGGGTATTCTTATTTTGAGAAAG TTTTTTGGACTGTCCGTTGTTGCATTGGCGTTGCTGTCTCTGCTTTCGGAAGTAGCCGCCAACATTGCCAGAGGATTTGCTTATCTCTCATGGCACCTGTACCTATCTGTTGTCCTCGGAATCTTTCGTTCCATTCAGGGTCCCATGTTTCGAACAATTGTATCGAATATAGTTCCACCCTCTGACACTG GTAAGCTGTTTGCCATCGGCAACATCCTACAATCGTTCGCGCCCTTTG TCGCCGCCCCTCTTTACACGGCCATCTATAAGGAATCCCTGGCCAGCAATCCTGGAGGATTTAATTTCCTCAGCGCCGCCTTCTACGGGCTAGCGTTCATCCTGATTGG CTGGGTGATGCGAATTAAATTCAAGCACCAAAAGTTCTACGCCAAGACGCTCAAATAG
- the Mayo gene encoding mayo encodes MNFNWCAGLFVVLALVSPIYSACPKENQMCLRNGTFQYCDGEERNSSDELMQTHLVYCTSMFCEPEEFQHDYITRNHDQTPHQNKWKRARIGERATLHDVCLLRNGMPVTRECRVKDNRANWESTEHWDPVVCLRRFREHTISGDLNSLHDDVLEGRRRTNDTQGRREMTGIMRNMFRQRGGNLLPADVHMTGQMFGALMQQDKDATVSVDLVSVCKEIMSCDSKVLRLSAQLNATNSLLSQFESYMDALPEQLVPKDRCGKVVAKPTSDEAETATTGVETYNFSDIGVQALITGNISVFFANPECDRITGLAIFSAPGDQRKTSASGFWYRFIRFSEDLAKVKEESNLETAAFLPENLWRQVKSRGATYLIFKVYAHDALFVETSLQRTRKPRSKVISISIPGLRSNYLSLPLPFLLRNENLRNPDSKAFSIGSGCGYWNYETWSTEGVSTESSSDLLKDAIIECHTNHLTQFAFLVGGSYRANDLGEEILITPINEKVLDIISIVGCSLSLLGILGIFLTAALFKSWRSQASTKVLLHLCLAMCLQMMLFVFLNTDDVSEALVVNGNTVRCVALGAAMQYSILVLFSWMLIIAFLQFQRYVTVIGIERPPRYILKAAIVAWLLPLVPTLLVALIDPDSYVPSAAQLSTDTGICYPSGYGLIFGVVLPVTLITVCNLVIFVYVFYSISHSLSQSIHKNEKKMVVKQIRLSIMLFFLLGLTWIFGIFAFMQAGVAFSYLFCITATMQGFVMFIYFVLLDSTNRRLWVGLICPTKMELDVQKRTTELQSMTTSSTNYNSRSHQ; translated from the exons ATGAATTTCAACTGGTGTGCTGGGCTCTTTGTGGTCTTGGCCTTGGTTTCGCCGATTTATTCCGCCTGCCCAAAGGAAAATCAAATGTGCTTGAGAAACGGAACGTTTCAGTACTGTGATGGAGAGGAACGTAATTCATCGGACGAACTTATGCAAACACATCTGGTTTACTGTACGTCCATGTTCTGCGAGCCGGAGGAGTTTCAGCACGACTACATAACGCGTAACCACGATCAAACACCTCACCAGAACAAGTGGAAACGGGCTAGAATCGGCGAACGTGCCACCCTGCACGATGTTTGCCTTCTGCGAAACGGAATGCCGGTCACCAGGGAGTGCAGAGTGAAGGACAACCGAGCCAACTGGGAGTCCACCGAACACTGGGATCCCGTGGTGTGTTTGAGGCGATTCAGGGAGCACACGATCAGCGGTGACTTGAATAGCCTGCATGACGACGTTCTCGAGGGCAGGAGGCGCACCAATGACACCCAGGGGCGTCGTGAGATGACTGGCATAATGAGGAACATGTTCCGACAGAGAGGTGGGAATCTTCTACCCGCCGATGTTCACATGACCGGACAAATGTTCGGCGCCCTGATGCAGCAGGACAAGGATGCCACGGTCAGTGTGGACTTGGTCAGTGTCTGCAAGGAGATAATGTCCTGCGACAGTAAGGTTCTTAGATTATCAGCTCAGCTCAACGCTACCAATTCCCTGCTCAGCCAGTTCGAAAGCTACATGGATGCTCTTCCGGAGCAACTGGTTCCCAAGGACAGATGCGGCAAGGTGGTGGCCAAGCCGACCAGTGATGAAGCAGAAACGGCCACTACTGGAGTGGAAACGTACAACTTCTCAGATATCGGTGTCCAAGCTCTGATTACCGGCAATATCAGCGTGTTCTTCGCCAACCCCGAATGCGATCGCATAACTGGATTAGCTATATTCTCTGCGCCAGGGGATCAACGAAAGACTTCCGCCAGTGGCTTCTGGTACCGCTTCATTCGATTCTCCGAAGACTTGGCTAAGGTCAAGGAGGAATCTAATCTGGAGACAGCTGCATTTTTGCCGGAGAATCTCTGGCGGCAAGTGAAAAGCAGGGGAGCAACCTATCTCATCTTTAAAGTCTATGCCCACGATGCTCTGTTCGTGGAAACCTCATTGCAACGCACTCGTAAGCCGCGCAGCAAAGTAATCTCCATTTCAATACCAGGACTGAGAA GCAATTATCTCTCTCTGCCACTGCCCTTTCTTCTGCGTAATGAAAATCTTCGCAATCCGGATTCAAAGGCCTTTAGCATTGGGAGTGGATGCGGATATTGGAACTATGAAACCTGGTCAACTGAGGGAGTAAGCACTGAAAGCAGTTCGGACCTCTTGAAGGATGCCATCATCGAGTGCCACACTAACCACCTCACACAGTTTGCATTCCTGGTGGGTGGAAGCTATCGAGCCAACGACCTTGGCGAGGAGATTCTAATTACTCCGATTAATGAGAAAGTGCTGGACATTATCTCGATAGTGGGCTGCAGTCTTTCCCTTTTGGGTATACTGGGAATATTCCTCACTGCCGCACTCTTCAAAAGCTGGCGCAGTCAGGCCTCCACGAAGGTCTTACTGCACCTTTGCCTGGCTATGTGTCTCCAGATGATGCTCTTCGTGTTTCTCAATACAGATGATGTATCCGAAGCGCTTGTTGTGAATGGAAACACAGTTCGCTGTGTGGCTCTGGGCGCTGCCATGCAGTACTCCATTCTGGTTCTCTTCAGTTGGATGCTAATCATCGCCTTCCTGCAGTTCCAGCGTTACGTCACAGTTATCGGAATCGAGAGACCACCTCGCTATATCCTGAAGGCCGCCATTGTGGCCTGGCTACTGCCCTTGGTCCCCACCCTGCTGGTGGCCCTTATAGATCCCGATTCGTACGTCCCCTCGGCTGCCCAACTTTCCACGGACACTGGCATCTGCTATCCATCGGGCTATGGTCTCATTTTTGGGGTGGTGCTCCCTGTGACCTTGATTACTGTGTGCAACTTGGTGATATTCGTGTATGTTTTCTACAGCATCTCGCACTCTTTGAGCCAGAGCATccataaaaacgaaaagaaaatggTGGTTAAGCAGATCCGACTCTCCATAATGCTCTTCTTTTTGCTGGGTCTTACCTGGATCTTTGGAATATTCGCCTTCATGCAGGCAGGTGTGGCTTTTTCATACCTCTTCTGCATCACGGCCACTATGCAGGGATTTGTGATGTTCATTTACTTTGTCCTCTTGGACTCCACGAACCGTCGGCTGTGGGTGGGTCTGATTTGCCCCACCAAGATGGAGCTGGATGTCCAAAAGCGCACCACTGAGCTCCAGTCGATGACCACCTCATCCACCAACTACAACAGCAGATCACATCAGTAG
- the Prosalpha3T gene encoding proteasome alpha3 subunit, Testis-specific → MARFFDSRTTIFSPEGRLYQVEYAMEAASQSGTCVGLLAKNGVLLATERSVDKLMDTSIPVPRISWLNENIACCATGNTADGNVLVNQLRMIAQQYQFNFGEMIPCEQLVTNLCDIKQAYTQYGGKRPFGVSFLYMGWDCRFGFQLYQSDPSGNYSGWKATCIGRKSGAAMEMLQKELFSKGYVSPSVEEAKDVAIKVMGMTLGRDSLTPEKLEIAFVQRYGNTTVFHILEKNEIHRLIERNNNLKRRVGS, encoded by the coding sequence ATGGCCCGTTTCTTCGATTCCCGCACCACGATCTTTTCACCGGAGGGCCGCCTCTATCAGGTGGAGTATGCGATGGAGGCCGCTTCGCAGTCGGGCACATGCGTGGGACTCCTGGCTAAGAACGGAGTCCTGTTGGCCACTGAACGAAGCGTTGACAAGCTCATGGACACCAGTATTCCTGTGCCAAGAATCTCGTGGTTGAACGAGAACATTGCCTGTTGCGCCACGGGCAACACGGCGGATGGTAACGTGCTGGTTAACCAACTGCGAATGATCGCCCAACAATATCAGTTCAACTTCGGTGAGATGATTCCTTGCGAGCAGTTGGTCACGAACCTTTGCGATATCAAAcaggcgtatacgcaatatggTGGCAAACGACCCTTCGGGGTATCGTTTCTTTACATGGGCTGGGATTGCCGCTTCGGGTTTCAGTTGTATCAGTCCGATCCCAGTGGAAACTACAGTGGCTGGAAGGCCACCTGCATTGGCCGCAAGTCAGGGGCAGCCATGGAAATGCTTCAGAAGGAACTATTTAGCAAGGGCTACGTAAGTCCTTCGGTCGAGGAGGCCAAGGATGTAGCCATCAAGGTCATGGGCATGACCTTGGGCAGAGATAGCTTGACCCCCGAAAAACTGGAAATTGCTTTCGTACAGCGTTACGGTAACACCACCGTCTTTCATATTTTAGAAAAAAACGAGATCCACCGGCTAATCGAAAGGAATAACAATTTGAAGAGGCGCGTCGGGTCGTAA
- the CG15554 gene encoding uncharacterized protein, whose amino-acid sequence MYRTFVWLLTLMAVASAATSGRDYLPRPPAKAYVYGTPPPSTMAQLRRIIQGHLERFQLAEQAHFSRRANVQLGKSEVPADRKPLAMQLWVVRTPAISGAASDNVLDYALPPNTPTPKDYAHKFLPEGKDVVPGSSYIPLRLLVIKR is encoded by the exons ATGTACAGGACTTTTGTTTGG CTGTTAACCCTAATGGCAGTGGCAAGTGCCGCCACCTCGGGTCGGGACTACTTGCCGCGCCCCCCCGCCAAAGCCTATGTCTACGGCACGCCCCCGCCCAGCACGATGGCTCAGTTGCGACGGATAATCCAAGGTCACCTGGAGCGCTTCCAGCTGGCGGAGCAGGCCCACTTTTCCCGCCGCGCCAATGTGCAGCTGGGGAAATCGGAAGTGCCGGCGGACAGAAAACCGCTGGCGATGCAATTGTGGGTGGTTCGCACGCCCGCCATTTCCGGCGCGGCCTCGGATAACGTCCTCGATTACGCCCTGCCGCCCAACACGCCCACTCCGAAGGACTACGCGCACAAGTTCCTGCCCGAGGGCAAGGATGTGGTACCCGGAAGCTCTTACATACCGCTGCGGTTGCTGGTGATAAAGCGCTGA
- the Ktch gene encoding ketchup, isoform A: MLLFLWWIAGYIILVSGGTNPPLYALDQPNVARCLDYCHLKNLRFLLCVDADGQLSHNPYKDCNRGFCKAEDFELEYETDEGKEKRINRVEKTRVGQKANLRDLCLNERGIPIRRRCQIRNGNRVWQSLDHVTCRSAPELSSSINLLAVKSPPDMISQLSNLLTQTQEKLAAADVFSISEIFDSLVKKPERNAAVVGDLMKICQKVMSTDNETLRVSADANATNALLSNFEDYLDELSPTILKLNTTIFANSTEFTFHPLFDMGVIVLKTSELRVFFVDPEVRNVSGIVNFSGGNMSHFEMLHLSDNEEDIRAMKNLESAVFIPEKLWTQLKRKGASYLVFKVYTRDSLFVETEEEIKRRPTSNVISITIPGLNDTKLPGKLPFFLRNAKANETQFEGGCGYWNYETWLSDGISTSGGGSLEASSHPVILCHADHLTQFTFLLGVSKMQAGLDTNEDDHSLDVITNVGLTLSLLGLLMIFITAAVFKSFRTLASTKILLNLCAALGLQLLFFLILSQSHLLEQLEQSESERCTLVGAVMQYLLLVVFSWMFIIGFLQYQRYVRVIGVNHPRHYILMSAVAAWTLPLIPTLLVVFLEPGSYRPNNSSMDYPILCYPSGYGLSLGVILPIGLITVANAILVGYISWSVYTALFKRDLIFKQLGLFVLLFFLLGITWIFGLCTYFDFGRIFAYLFCLTATLQGFVLFLYFIVFNKENQRAWLGLCCNSSKKRNQQTIQMPTDSILQGLSHSSTNSTSI; the protein is encoded by the exons ATGCTGCTGTTTCTCTGGTGGATTGCTGGCTATATAATACTCGTATCTGGAGGTACAAATCCCCCCCTGTACGCCCTGGATCAGCCGAATGTGGCCCGGTGTCTGGACTACTGCCACCTGAAGAACTTGCGCTTCCTCCTCTGCGTGGATGCAGATGGTCAGCTGTCGCACAATCCCTACAAGGACTGCAACCGAGGATTCTGCAAGGCCGAGGACTTTGAACTGGAATACGAAACGGATGAAGGCAAGGAAAAGCGAATCAATCGCGTGGAGAAAACGAGAGTTGGGCAAAAGGCGAATCTAAGGGATCTATGCCTGAACGAACGGGGAATTCCCATCCGACGGAGGTGCCAAATTCGCAATGGGAATAGAGTTTGGCAGAGCTTGGATCACGTGACCTGTAGGTCGGCACCGGAACTCAGCTCGAGTATAAACCTTCTCGCTGTGAAGAGCCCTCCGGACATGATTAGCCAACTGAGTAACCTCCTGACTCAAACTCAGGAGAAACTGGCCGCCGCCGATGTCTTCAGTATTTCGGAGATATTCGATTCGCTGGTCAAAAAACCGGAAAGAAATGCTGCAGTTGTAGGGGACTTGATGAAGATATGCCAAAAAGTTATGTCTACAGATAATGAAACCCTTCGTGTTTCAGCAGACGCTAATGCAACCAATGCACTCCTTAGCAACTTCGAGGATTATTTGGATGAGCTTAGTCCAACAATTTTAAAGTTAAACACCACTATTTTTGCAAACAGCACTGAGTTCACATTCCATCCCTTGTTTGATATGGGTGTCATTGTTCTAAAGACGAGCGAACTCAGAGTATTCTTTGTAGATCCAGAAGTGAGAAATGTGAGTGGGATAGTGAACTTCTCTGGTGGCAATATGTCGCATTTCGAAATGCTTCACCTATCGGATAATGAGGAAGATATAAGGGCCATGAAGAATCTAGAAAGTGCGGTCTTTATTCCCGAAAAACTATGGACCCAACTGAAGAGAAAGGGAGCCTCTTACTTAGTTTTTAAGGTCTATACTCGAGATTCACTCTTTGTGGAGACGGAAGAGGAAATCAAACGACGGCCAACTAGTAATGTTATATCCATAACAATACCAGGATTGAATG ATACCAAGCTACCTGGAAAGTTGCCATTTTTCTTGCGTAATGCAAAAGCGAATGAAACTCAATTTGAGGGAGGATGTGGTTACTGGAACTATGAGACCTGGCTTAGCGATGGAATATCCACCAGCGGTGGTGGCAGCTTGGAAGCCTCATCGCACCCAGTGATCCTCTGCCATGCGGATCATCTGACCCAGTTTACATTTCTACTGGGAGTGAGCAAAATGCAGGCAGGTCTGGACACCAATGAAGATGATCACTCCTTAGATGTAATCACCAATGTCGGCTTGACCCTTTCTCTGTTGGGCCTCCTAATGATTTTTATAACTGCAGCCGTGTTTAAGAGCTTCCGGACATTAGCCTCCACGAAGATATTGCTGAATCTGTGTGCTGCCCTGGGTCTTCAGTTGCTCTTCTTCCTGATCCTGAGTCAAAGCCATTTGCTGGAGCAGCTGGAACAATCTGAGTCGGAACGATGTACTCTGGTTGGAGCCGTGATGCAATATCTACTCTTGGTTGTCTTCAGCTGGATGTTTATCATTGGATTTCTGCAGTATCAAAGATATGTGAGAGTCATTGGAGTTAATCACCCACGACATTATATACTAATGTCGGCTGTGGCGGCCTGGACATTGCCACTTATACCCACCTTGTTGGTGGTTTTTCTGGAGCCCGGTTCCTACAGACCCAATAATTCCTCAATGGACTATCCCATCCTCTGCTATCCTTCTGGATATGGTTTAAGTCTGGGCGTCATACTCCCTATTGGCCTTATCACGGTGGCCAATGCAATATTGGTGGGATACATCTCCTGGAGTGTCTATACAGCCCTGTTCAAACGTGACCTTATCTTCAAGCAACTCGGCCTGTTTGTGTTGCTCTTCTTTCTTTTGGGAATAACATGGATTTTTGGATTGTGTACATACTTCGATTTCGGAAGGATCTTCGCCTATTTATTCTGCCTGACAGCCACTTTACAGGGATTTGTTTTATTCCTTTACTTTATAGTATTTAACAAAGAGAACCAGCGGGCCTGGTTGGGTCTCTGTTGCAATTCGAGCAAGAAGAGAAATCAGCAAACTATACAAATGCCCACTGACTCGATTTTGCAAGGCCTAAGCCATTCATCAACAAACAGTACTAGTATTTAA